From Paenibacillus physcomitrellae, the proteins below share one genomic window:
- a CDS encoding MFS transporter, translating into MGNNKGALIALASIPFIMTLGNSMLIPILPQISKELRISSFQASMLITVYGIVAILLIPIAGYLSDRLGRKAVIVPSLILAGVGGAVCGAAVWFGSGKVVYWIILAGRLIQGAGAAGAFPIVIPFVGDLFKDDKEVSKGLGIIETSNTFGKVLSPILGAALGMVLWYLPFVSIPLLCLISLLLVLFMVKKPKKSKEDEPKSLREVLHAVRAILKKEGRWLYAIFAIGGICMFLLFGVLSYLSEQLEVKHHLHGVVKGLVLAIPLAVLCLASYITGKKIGKNKTIMKWAGVSGMILSTVSLFGIGLFNNIYFVIGCLIICGSGIGVVLPCTDSLITEGIEQEIRGTVTSLYNSMRFIGVSFGPPAVSLLVNTSHRVMFFVIAGISLVAFVLILFAVRPKPEKKKGGGQIPRPAPSG; encoded by the coding sequence TAATCCCAATTCTTCCGCAGATCTCTAAAGAACTCAGGATCAGCTCGTTCCAGGCCAGCATGCTGATAACGGTTTACGGGATTGTTGCCATTTTGCTCATTCCAATAGCCGGTTATCTCTCGGATCGTCTGGGACGCAAAGCAGTTATTGTCCCCAGTTTGATCTTGGCCGGAGTTGGAGGAGCCGTGTGTGGAGCCGCAGTTTGGTTTGGAAGCGGCAAGGTGGTTTATTGGATCATTTTGGCAGGACGCCTCATTCAAGGGGCAGGTGCTGCCGGGGCTTTTCCGATCGTCATTCCTTTTGTCGGCGATTTATTTAAGGATGACAAAGAGGTCAGCAAAGGGCTTGGCATTATCGAAACCTCGAATACCTTTGGCAAGGTTCTAAGCCCCATACTCGGAGCGGCGCTGGGAATGGTTTTATGGTATCTGCCCTTTGTCTCCATTCCACTGTTATGCCTGATTTCACTGCTGTTAGTGCTATTTATGGTGAAGAAGCCGAAGAAATCCAAGGAAGATGAGCCGAAGAGTCTTCGAGAGGTGCTCCATGCTGTAAGAGCCATTTTGAAAAAAGAAGGCCGGTGGTTGTACGCGATATTCGCGATTGGCGGCATTTGTATGTTTCTGCTATTCGGCGTGTTGTCTTATTTGTCTGAGCAGCTGGAAGTGAAACATCATCTGCATGGAGTGGTAAAAGGTCTTGTCCTGGCTATCCCGCTGGCTGTCTTATGTTTGGCGTCTTATATCACCGGGAAGAAAATCGGAAAGAACAAAACGATCATGAAATGGGCCGGAGTTTCGGGCATGATTTTGTCCACGGTTTCGTTATTCGGGATCGGGCTGTTTAATAACATTTATTTCGTTATTGGCTGCCTTATTATTTGCGGTTCAGGGATTGGTGTGGTGCTGCCATGTACGGATTCTCTGATCACGGAAGGAATAGAACAGGAAATAAGAGGAACGGTGACTTCTTTGTATAACAGCATGCGGTTTATTGGGGTATCGTTTGGTCCGCCGGCCGTATCGCTGCTCGTAAATACGAGTCACAGGGTGATGTTTTTTGTGATTGCAGGCATTTCTCTGGTGGCTTTTGTCCTTATTTTGTTTGCAGTAAGACCCAAACCGGAGAAGAAGAAAGGCGGAGGACAAATCCCCCGCCCCGCTCCTTCAGGTTAA
- the rpiA gene encoding ribose-5-phosphate isomerase RpiA, producing the protein MNGKQAAGYRAVEWVQPGMTVGLGTGSTAYWAIQRIGERVKEGLEIKAIATSKASEKLAKELNIPLFEAADIPHIDLTIDGADEVNPQMALIKGGGGALLREKMVALKSDKLIVVADASKDVEVLGNFKLPIEVVPFACEWTFENLRKQYDVPMEFRYRDGSIYVTDNGNYIVDASFGRIEDPEKLAVQLKSMTGIVDHGLFVGIAETVVLGNEDGTVTVRTR; encoded by the coding sequence ATGAATGGAAAACAAGCAGCAGGTTATCGTGCGGTCGAGTGGGTACAACCGGGGATGACGGTCGGGCTCGGAACGGGTTCTACTGCCTACTGGGCCATCCAGCGGATCGGAGAACGTGTAAAGGAAGGTCTTGAAATCAAGGCGATTGCCACGTCCAAGGCTTCCGAGAAACTGGCCAAAGAGTTAAACATTCCTTTGTTCGAAGCGGCGGATATTCCGCATATTGATTTAACAATCGACGGAGCGGATGAGGTAAACCCGCAAATGGCCTTGATCAAGGGCGGCGGCGGCGCACTGCTGCGAGAGAAGATGGTTGCTTTAAAGAGCGACAAGCTGATTGTAGTCGCTGACGCCAGCAAAGATGTAGAAGTGCTGGGAAACTTTAAGCTGCCGATCGAGGTAGTTCCCTTTGCCTGTGAATGGACCTTTGAAAATTTGCGAAAACAATATGACGTACCGATGGAATTCAGATATCGGGACGGAAGTATCTATGTGACCGATAACGGCAACTATATTGTTGATGCTTCTTTTGGTAGAATTGAAGATCCGGAGAAGCTGGCCGTTCAATTGAAGTCCATGACAGGAATCGTTGATCATGGATTGTTCGTTGGTATAGCCGAGACAGTAGTGCTCGGAAATGAAGACGGTACGGTAACGGTCCGGACCCGTTAA
- a CDS encoding GNAT family N-acetyltransferase produces the protein MLIDAKRGPGLDHSEVTELLELAVHEDEEALAAAKALYRSEDNGCLLRLYQEEGETIGLIGFHMDSDTGTLTIQHISVFPEYRNQGFGRGLILEALMEQSPDTIKAVVDEEAADFYRNIGFIVTSEGVSPSGAERFLCVYHAVEREDEF, from the coding sequence GTGCTGATTGATGCGAAACGAGGTCCAGGTCTTGATCATTCCGAGGTCACGGAGCTTCTGGAATTAGCTGTGCATGAGGACGAAGAAGCTTTGGCAGCTGCCAAGGCCCTGTATCGATCCGAGGATAACGGTTGTCTGCTTCGCCTGTATCAGGAGGAAGGGGAAACGATTGGCTTGATCGGGTTTCATATGGATTCGGACACAGGCACGCTGACCATTCAGCACATCAGCGTATTTCCCGAATATCGCAACCAGGGCTTTGGCCGTGGTTTAATATTAGAAGCTTTAATGGAGCAGTCACCAGACACCATTAAGGCGGTAGTGGATGAGGAAGCGGCTGATTTCTACCGTAATATCGGGTTTATTGTTACTAGCGAAGGAGTCAGTCCTTCGGGGGCTGAACGTTTTCTGTGTGTATACCATGCTGTGGAACGGGAAGACGAGTTCTGA
- a CDS encoding tetratricopeptide repeat protein yields MAKFFIFFILWRLLGNPFLAILVLLIIMYLLDRRFVGIFPSVTKPFKRRRHIAKLRQQIAASPFDVSSKRELARLLIEQKRYGEAMRLLDESLPYSEESAEFWADYGLAALGLGQLEEGEQRILKAFAFNERVQYGQPYLKLAAAFRSDAPAKALHYAEQFRRIQSSSIEAYYLLGRLYQTLGQKEDAKTAYQEALLIYKQLPKYKKRQERGFALRSYFKKMSL; encoded by the coding sequence ATGGCCAAATTCTTTATTTTTTTTATTTTATGGCGATTATTAGGCAATCCCTTTCTCGCTATCCTAGTGCTCCTTATTATTATGTATTTGCTTGATAGACGTTTTGTCGGCATCTTCCCAAGTGTGACCAAGCCGTTCAAACGGCGGCGCCATATTGCCAAGCTGCGTCAGCAAATTGCTGCCAGTCCATTTGACGTCTCTTCCAAACGCGAACTCGCCCGGCTGCTCATCGAGCAGAAACGTTACGGAGAAGCGATGCGTCTTCTCGACGAAAGCCTGCCTTATTCCGAAGAATCTGCGGAATTCTGGGCGGATTACGGTCTGGCAGCGCTTGGACTGGGACAGCTGGAGGAAGGGGAGCAGCGGATTTTAAAAGCCTTTGCATTCAATGAGCGTGTACAGTATGGGCAGCCCTATTTGAAGCTCGCGGCAGCCTTCCGGAGTGATGCTCCCGCCAAAGCGCTGCATTATGCCGAGCAGTTCCGCCGCATCCAGTCCTCTTCCATTGAGGCTTATTATCTGCTTGGACGGCTTTATCAGACGCTGGGCCAGAAGGAAGACGCCAAAACCGCTTATCAAGAGGCTTTGCTTATTTACAAACAGCTTCCGAAATATAAGAAACGTCAGGAGCGCGGTTTTGCTTTGCGCAGCTACTTCAAGAAAATGTCGCTTTAA
- a CDS encoding YhgE/Pip domain-containing protein, producing the protein MHGFRLIFQDWKHLIHHKHGRIAMIFLILVPLIYVGLFLSGYWNPYGRLDHLPVAVVNLDKGAVLNGKPVEVGHNFVDELAQTNELDFDFVTAEAASEGMKKGDYYMIVTIPEDFSSHAATLMDEHPEQAELIYQTNAGRNFVASQIGTSAIKEMKAKLQAELTKAYTDGVFSSMQKLADGLNTAGSGAEQLHKGTETAKKGFSELASGISNAAVGASDLQKGSGKLSTSSSELAKGTNQLNQGAEQLAAGLQQLTLGQSKLEAASGKLSDKLGKWQASSRKNAEDWQAAEGASKQLTAALESYIKEHPSAAEDPDLQALLKQAETTAELYEGLSQSETALAANADEIAQGQQQLNKQTSLFAAKLKENSQGAKSLSSSAEQLDSGMANWTKGMASLNQGITALADGSRRLTTGTGQLYQGLDQLNNGSGELASKLALAKSQTTGLHASPELENMFVEPVKLTESKGVEVPNYGAGIAPYFISLGLFVGGIMGANILPLGRRQGSKLASGHQFINKLGLFLTVGIVQTIILDALILFAFQIQVQHFSLFVCFSLVTSFTFLSIIYMLLSIFGFVGKFLAVTLLVTQLATCGGTFPGQLMAPAMAAIGRLLPMTYSVQGFQQAISVGDYRQWTAALWIMLAYLIGSALIGLLFNRLEQRKNQIIENNSAQTAA; encoded by the coding sequence GTGCATGGTTTTCGTTTAATTTTCCAAGATTGGAAACATCTTATCCACCATAAACACGGACGTATTGCCATGATTTTTCTGATTTTGGTTCCTCTCATTTATGTTGGACTGTTTCTGTCCGGCTATTGGAATCCTTACGGCAGGCTCGATCATCTGCCAGTTGCCGTAGTCAACCTGGATAAAGGCGCCGTTTTAAACGGCAAACCGGTGGAGGTCGGACATAATTTTGTCGACGAGCTGGCTCAAACCAACGAACTGGACTTTGATTTTGTTACAGCTGAGGCTGCCTCTGAAGGGATGAAAAAAGGCGACTATTACATGATCGTTACGATCCCTGAAGATTTCTCGAGTCATGCCGCAACGCTCATGGATGAACATCCCGAACAGGCGGAACTGATCTACCAAACAAATGCCGGACGCAATTTCGTTGCTTCGCAGATCGGAACCAGCGCCATCAAAGAAATGAAGGCCAAATTGCAGGCCGAATTGACCAAAGCTTACACAGACGGCGTCTTTTCAAGTATGCAAAAGCTGGCGGACGGCCTGAATACCGCTGGAAGCGGCGCTGAGCAGCTCCATAAAGGCACGGAAACTGCTAAAAAGGGATTCTCCGAGCTGGCTTCGGGAATCTCGAATGCCGCAGTAGGTGCCTCGGATCTCCAGAAGGGAAGCGGCAAACTAAGCACAAGCTCCAGCGAGCTCGCGAAAGGCACAAACCAGCTGAATCAAGGAGCCGAGCAACTGGCAGCCGGACTGCAGCAGTTAACGCTTGGGCAGAGCAAGCTGGAGGCTGCCTCCGGCAAGCTTTCGGACAAACTGGGAAAATGGCAGGCCTCCAGCCGGAAGAACGCCGAAGACTGGCAGGCTGCTGAAGGTGCCTCCAAGCAGCTGACGGCTGCTCTGGAAAGTTATATCAAAGAGCACCCGAGCGCGGCCGAAGACCCGGATCTACAAGCCCTCCTTAAACAGGCAGAAACAACAGCGGAGCTGTATGAAGGACTAAGCCAGTCCGAAACGGCTCTCGCGGCAAACGCTGACGAGATCGCCCAAGGTCAGCAGCAGCTCAACAAGCAAACCTCGCTATTCGCGGCTAAGCTGAAGGAAAACAGTCAAGGCGCCAAATCCTTGAGCAGCAGCGCCGAGCAACTGGACAGCGGCATGGCCAACTGGACGAAAGGAATGGCCTCCCTGAACCAAGGCATCACCGCTTTGGCCGACGGAAGCCGGCGGCTCACAACCGGAACTGGTCAACTGTACCAGGGGCTGGATCAGCTGAATAATGGATCAGGCGAATTGGCATCCAAACTGGCCTTGGCCAAAAGTCAAACAACTGGGCTTCATGCCAGCCCAGAACTCGAGAATATGTTCGTCGAGCCGGTTAAGCTAACCGAATCAAAAGGGGTGGAGGTTCCGAATTATGGCGCCGGTATTGCTCCTTATTTCATATCTCTTGGATTGTTTGTTGGGGGAATCATGGGCGCTAATATCTTGCCGCTTGGCAGACGCCAAGGAAGTAAGCTCGCCAGTGGACATCAGTTTATAAACAAACTGGGCTTATTTTTAACGGTCGGTATCGTACAAACCATTATTCTGGATGCACTCATTCTGTTTGCTTTCCAGATACAGGTTCAGCATTTCTCCCTATTTGTCTGCTTCTCTCTAGTCACTTCATTTACGTTCCTAAGTATCATTTATATGCTGCTTAGTATCTTTGGATTTGTGGGCAAATTTCTGGCTGTCACCTTGCTCGTCACCCAGCTTGCTACCTGCGGCGGCACCTTCCCGGGACAGCTTATGGCTCCAGCCATGGCAGCCATTGGCCGGCTGCTGCCGATGACTTATTCGGTTCAAGGCTTTCAGCAGGCCATATCCGTCGGAGATTACAGACAGTGGACAGCAGCCCTTTGGATTATGCTTGCCTATTTGATTGGTTCGGCCTTAATCGGCCTTCTGTTTAATAGGCTCGAACAGCGTAAGAATCAAATAATAGAAAACAATTCCGCTCAAACGGCAGCATAA
- a CDS encoding LysR family transcriptional regulator, producing MDFLQLQYFQTVARLEHMTKAAETLSIAQPSLSKSISRLEEELGVRLFDREGRTIKLNSMGKAFLQRVDRVFMELNEGRQEVQQLAGLQEGSITLAVTISKILPELLGSFLSEYPKVHLRQVMEPAVRIKQQLESGEIDFCITSLPIEGDHLIWEPLMTEEIFLLVPQDHPLSFRSSISLSEVREDRFISLNSGYGFRRLTDEFCRKAGFMPNTAFEGDEPAVIGSLVNKGLGVAFVPAMSVADIVLHSTSRLRISSPECRRTIGLVYSDRTYKSMAAQRFHVYCREYFKQLFIDLQKL from the coding sequence TTGGATTTCTTGCAGCTGCAGTATTTTCAGACCGTGGCCAGGCTGGAGCATATGACAAAAGCGGCTGAAACGCTGTCTATTGCCCAGCCGTCCTTAAGCAAATCCATTTCGCGGCTGGAGGAGGAGTTAGGTGTTCGGCTGTTTGACCGGGAAGGCCGGACAATCAAACTTAACAGCATGGGAAAGGCGTTCCTGCAAAGAGTAGACCGTGTCTTCATGGAACTGAATGAGGGAAGACAGGAGGTTCAGCAGCTGGCCGGTTTGCAGGAAGGCAGCATAACCCTGGCGGTCACGATCTCCAAAATCTTGCCGGAGCTGCTGGGTTCTTTTCTCTCCGAATATCCTAAGGTTCACCTTAGGCAGGTGATGGAACCGGCTGTAAGGATCAAACAACAGCTGGAAAGCGGAGAAATAGACTTTTGCATTACTTCTTTGCCTATTGAAGGGGATCATCTGATTTGGGAGCCGCTGATGACGGAGGAAATTTTCCTTCTAGTCCCGCAGGATCATCCTTTGTCCTTCAGGAGCAGCATCTCTCTTTCAGAGGTCAGGGAAGACCGATTTATCAGCTTAAACAGCGGTTACGGATTCCGAAGGCTTACCGATGAATTTTGCCGCAAAGCAGGGTTTATGCCGAATACCGCTTTTGAAGGGGATGAACCGGCGGTTATCGGCAGTCTGGTTAACAAAGGGTTGGGAGTTGCGTTTGTACCTGCCATGTCAGTGGCCGATATCGTATTACATTCTACCTCCAGGCTGCGCATTTCATCACCTGAATGCCGGCGAACGATTGGGCTGGTCTATTCGGATAGAACGTACAAGTCGATGGCCGCCCAGCGGTTTCATGTGTACTGCCGGGAGTATTTCAAGCAGCTGTTTATTGATTTGCAGAAGCTCTAG
- the gpmA gene encoding 2,3-diphosphoglycerate-dependent phosphoglycerate mutase, whose product MYTLVLLRHGESVYNQGNLFTGWTDVDLSEKGIHEAHEAGKLMQREGLTFDVAHTSYLKRAIKTLFFALEEMDLLWIPVHKTWKLNERHYGALQGLSKLDTAKKYGDEQVMLWRRSYDVLPPSLTKDDERYPRNDIRYKDVEDKYIPLTESLKETVVRVEDYWNREIAPQIKAGKKVIIAAHGNSLRALIKYLENIGNQEILDLNIPTGTPLVYKLDDDLKPVDKYYLGSEERTEQKIEKVADPGKIME is encoded by the coding sequence ATGTATACTTTGGTTTTGTTAAGACATGGTGAAAGCGTGTATAACCAGGGGAACTTGTTTACAGGCTGGACGGATGTGGATCTTTCGGAGAAAGGAATTCATGAAGCGCATGAAGCGGGCAAATTGATGCAGCGGGAAGGGCTGACCTTTGATGTGGCCCACACGTCTTATTTGAAACGGGCCATCAAAACGTTGTTTTTTGCGCTGGAAGAGATGGATCTGCTGTGGATCCCGGTCCATAAGACCTGGAAGCTTAACGAACGTCACTACGGGGCACTGCAGGGACTGAGCAAACTGGATACGGCAAAAAAATACGGCGACGAGCAGGTGATGTTATGGCGTCGAAGTTATGACGTGCTCCCGCCATCGCTGACGAAAGACGACGAGCGTTACCCGCGGAACGATATCCGCTACAAGGACGTGGAGGATAAATATATCCCGCTTACGGAAAGCCTGAAGGAAACGGTGGTCCGGGTGGAAGACTACTGGAACCGGGAGATCGCTCCGCAGATCAAGGCCGGCAAAAAAGTCATCATTGCCGCACACGGCAACAGTCTGCGCGCCCTGATCAAATATCTGGAGAACATCGGCAATCAGGAGATTCTGGATTTGAACATTCCAACCGGAACGCCGCTTGTTTACAAGCTGGACGACGACTTGAAGCCAGTAGATAAATATTATCTGGGCAGTGAAGAACGTACCGAACAGAAAATCGAGAAAGTGGCCGATCCCGGAAAAATCATGGAGTAA
- a CDS encoding type III polyketide synthase, with translation MKFIHRNIAIQGLGTAVPEHKLDQADTSERLGQALAGYPDSRRWAKRIFKQCGVETRYTVEPELLNPADECRYFPNSSDLTVPGTAERMDTYKKESVPLALKSARQALQDARVDASAITHLITVSCTGQYLPGLDTHLIRELGLPRTVNRIPFNFLGCAAGLKGVCLGSQIAAREAQAKILVVSVELCTLHIQPSSRREALFGASFFGDGSSACVIGMPKTGENAIYQLGLDHSVLLADSADEMIWEVGDHGFDLYLSPDIPKLLSRFVPEQMEVLLGGSRDAELWAIHPGGKGIVDTIEQLYGLSGEQTASSRAILRNFGNMSSATILFVLAHMRDRLVETGAKAASGVALAFGPGLTCEMIQIQYVPQHSLHPEKTSSPEGKAFPGTDHSDTETLLKVDGAHV, from the coding sequence ATGAAGTTTATTCATAGGAACATCGCAATTCAAGGCTTGGGGACAGCTGTCCCGGAGCATAAGCTGGATCAGGCCGATACGTCGGAACGGTTGGGACAAGCTTTAGCCGGGTATCCGGATTCGAGGCGCTGGGCCAAACGAATTTTTAAACAATGCGGGGTTGAGACCCGTTATACAGTTGAACCAGAGCTGCTCAACCCAGCGGACGAGTGCCGGTATTTTCCAAACTCCTCCGATTTAACTGTGCCTGGAACGGCTGAACGCATGGACACTTATAAAAAAGAATCGGTTCCGCTTGCGCTGAAATCGGCTCGTCAGGCACTTCAGGATGCCCGGGTGGATGCTTCCGCCATTACGCACCTTATTACCGTCAGCTGCACCGGACAGTATCTCCCGGGACTGGATACCCACTTAATCCGTGAGCTTGGATTACCACGCACCGTAAACCGGATTCCGTTTAACTTCCTTGGCTGTGCGGCAGGACTGAAGGGCGTTTGCTTGGGGAGTCAAATTGCCGCCCGCGAAGCGCAAGCTAAGATTCTGGTTGTTAGCGTTGAATTGTGCACGCTGCATATTCAGCCTTCAAGCCGGAGGGAAGCGCTGTTTGGAGCGTCCTTTTTTGGAGACGGATCTTCAGCTTGCGTGATAGGGATGCCCAAAACGGGAGAAAATGCGATATATCAACTGGGACTGGATCATTCCGTGCTGCTCGCCGATTCGGCTGATGAAATGATCTGGGAGGTTGGTGATCATGGATTTGATTTGTATTTGTCGCCCGATATTCCGAAGCTGCTGAGCCGCTTTGTTCCGGAGCAAATGGAGGTTCTGCTGGGCGGCAGTCGGGACGCTGAATTATGGGCGATCCATCCGGGCGGGAAGGGGATTGTTGATACGATCGAACAGTTGTATGGACTGAGCGGGGAACAGACCGCTTCAAGCCGGGCTATTCTTAGAAACTTTGGCAACATGTCATCTGCCACCATTCTATTTGTACTCGCCCATATGCGGGACAGGCTGGTGGAGACCGGCGCAAAGGCCGCTTCCGGCGTCGCGTTGGCGTTTGGACCAGGTCTTACCTGTGAGATGATCCAGATTCAGTATGTTCCGCAACATTCACTACACCCGGAGAAAACAAGTTCCCCGGAGGGCAAGGCCTTTCCCGGTACGGACCATTCGGATACGGAGACCCTGTTAAAGGTAGATGGAGCCCATGTCTAA
- a CDS encoding methyltransferase domain-containing protein, translating into MSKSFRRRAVELEVMDDFSDGGPELREALGQIRQLNRIFGAAGPTLYGVKKLWREAGAPRRLTVLDIGAGSGDVNKALLRWADEEELEVSITLSDITEEACAEARLFYLGEPRVCVQRSDLFDLRPSSADIVTGTQFVHHFPGDELPNVVGHMLKASRIGVVINDLHRHWMPWTAVWLMVRLISANRFVKTDAPLSVAKGFRAGDWRKLQRTPGLEHLQFSWRPLFRYVAVINKQHKPQ; encoded by the coding sequence ATGTCTAAAAGCTTTAGGCGGCGGGCCGTAGAGCTTGAAGTCATGGACGACTTCTCGGACGGAGGTCCGGAGCTACGCGAAGCCTTGGGACAGATCCGGCAGCTGAACCGGATATTCGGGGCTGCAGGTCCTACGCTGTATGGCGTAAAAAAACTATGGCGGGAGGCTGGTGCTCCCCGCCGCCTTACCGTTTTGGATATTGGTGCAGGCTCCGGGGATGTGAACAAGGCGCTTTTGCGCTGGGCAGATGAGGAAGAACTGGAGGTTTCGATCACGCTGTCGGACATTACGGAGGAGGCCTGCGCGGAGGCGCGGCTGTTTTATCTGGGGGAACCCCGGGTCTGCGTCCAGCGCAGTGATTTGTTCGACCTGCGGCCGTCTTCGGCAGACATCGTCACCGGCACCCAGTTTGTTCACCATTTTCCCGGGGACGAACTTCCGAATGTAGTCGGCCATATGCTCAAAGCTTCGCGGATTGGCGTAGTGATCAATGATTTGCATCGGCACTGGATGCCGTGGACGGCGGTTTGGCTGATGGTCAGGCTCATTTCGGCCAACCGTTTCGTAAAAACCGACGCCCCCCTGTCCGTAGCCAAGGGTTTTCGGGCAGGAGACTGGAGGAAACTGCAGAGAACGCCGGGACTTGAGCATCTGCAGTTCTCTTGGCGGCCTTTATTCCGGTATGTGGCAGTCATTAATAAACAGCATAAGCCGCAATGA
- a CDS encoding stalk domain-containing protein — protein MKLTENRSAPRKAAFFLAASIMACSAVILPFKDAAAAASVSAPAYKVVKQAMNIKGTPINIGTIFLHDSTYIALRDLSTSLGLAVEFDNKSKTVKVSGEGKVLEIHLSTGAILVNGQPVYGPENLIQNQVTYLPLRFVLEQTGFAVNYDSSSSIIEIQPVEENNLRIQSREITGEGSGKSWSVSYPVIEGYMDSGVQQQINVYLNQQVEEQIAASSKLMDSVVKSNQEIMAQYPNANIRPPSLEGRFTVTYNERGLLSLYVDYYLDLGGAHGSTDRKPYTFDLSTGEVLSLKEAAHHKENYVSIINSEIKQQIQNQDLLLQTPFESIEEDRAYFLNPSGIVIYFMEYEHTPYALGMPEFVIPYQAFES, from the coding sequence TTGAAATTGACCGAGAACCGTTCGGCCCCCAGAAAAGCCGCTTTCTTTCTTGCCGCTTCGATCATGGCGTGTTCTGCAGTTATTCTGCCTTTCAAGGATGCCGCAGCAGCCGCATCTGTATCGGCACCGGCGTACAAAGTAGTTAAACAGGCCATGAATATTAAAGGAACCCCAATAAACATCGGCACAATTTTTCTCCACGATTCTACTTATATCGCATTGCGCGATTTAAGTACAAGCCTTGGTCTGGCTGTTGAATTCGATAACAAAAGCAAAACGGTCAAAGTCAGTGGAGAAGGGAAAGTACTGGAAATTCATTTGAGCACCGGTGCTATTCTGGTTAACGGCCAGCCGGTGTATGGACCGGAAAATCTAATCCAAAACCAGGTGACCTATTTGCCGCTGCGGTTTGTGCTGGAGCAAACGGGTTTTGCAGTAAACTATGATTCTTCTTCCAGCATAATCGAAATCCAGCCGGTTGAAGAAAATAACCTCCGGATTCAGTCCAGAGAAATTACGGGGGAAGGCAGCGGGAAATCGTGGAGCGTTTCTTATCCGGTTATCGAAGGCTACATGGACTCGGGAGTACAACAGCAAATCAATGTTTACCTTAATCAGCAGGTGGAAGAGCAAATAGCCGCTTCCTCCAAGCTGATGGACAGCGTGGTGAAGAGCAATCAAGAAATTATGGCCCAGTATCCGAATGCAAATATACGTCCACCCAGCCTTGAAGGCCGGTTTACAGTAACTTATAACGAACGAGGGCTGCTTAGTCTTTACGTGGATTATTATCTGGATTTAGGTGGGGCTCACGGCAGCACAGATCGTAAGCCGTATACCTTTGATCTAAGTACAGGAGAAGTGCTTTCATTAAAAGAAGCGGCACATCATAAGGAGAATTACGTTTCCATCATCAATAGCGAAATCAAACAACAGATTCAGAACCAGGATTTGTTGCTGCAGACGCCTTTCGAAAGCATCGAAGAAGACCGTGCTTATTTTCTGAATCCTAGCGGTATCGTCATCTACTTTATGGAATATGAGCACACACCGTATGCCTTAGGGATGCCGGAATTTGTGATTCCTTATCAGGCATTTGAGTCGTGA
- a CDS encoding class I SAM-dependent DNA methyltransferase, which yields MDQQGFNQWAPAYEQTIDRTQGYPFEGYEEVLRYCRNQRPAGSVLSILDIGIGTGRLSQELYEQGHEITGLDFSEEMLRIAADRMPEGRLYKADFAEGIPGAIMELKFSCILSTYAFHHVDDDRKIQLLRLFAGRLRKDGVIAIGDIGFQTSQDREHCRLEAGDNWDEEEWYIAADEFLPKLDKAGFKAGYRQVSGCAGVLTLSL from the coding sequence ATGGATCAACAAGGTTTTAATCAATGGGCCCCTGCATACGAGCAAACGATAGACCGAACACAAGGATATCCTTTTGAAGGTTATGAAGAAGTGCTGAGATATTGCAGAAATCAACGCCCTGCGGGCAGTGTATTATCGATCTTGGATATCGGCATCGGCACCGGGCGGTTAAGTCAGGAATTATATGAGCAGGGCCATGAAATTACAGGCTTGGATTTTTCCGAGGAAATGCTCCGTATTGCGGCAGACCGTATGCCCGAAGGGCGACTCTATAAAGCTGATTTTGCGGAAGGGATTCCCGGGGCGATTATGGAGCTTAAATTCTCCTGCATCCTGTCCACTTACGCTTTCCATCATGTCGACGACGATCGGAAAATTCAGCTGCTCAGACTATTCGCTGGACGTCTTCGGAAGGACGGGGTGATCGCGATCGGCGATATCGGATTCCAGACCTCCCAGGACCGCGAGCACTGCAGATTGGAAGCCGGCGATAACTGGGATGAAGAAGAATGGTATATTGCCGCTGATGAATTTCTGCCGAAATTGGACAAGGCCGGATTTAAAGCCGGCTACCGGCAGGTTTCAGGATGTGCCGGCGTGCTGACCCTCTCGCTGTAA